The Armatimonadota bacterium DNA segment CTCGCGTTTCAACTGACCAACATCCTGCGAGACGTTGCAGAGGATGGCGCCCGCGGGAACATCTACCTGCCGCAGGAGGATCTCCGGCGCTTCGGCGTGACCGACGCGATGCTGCTGAACGCAAGCGCCGGCGATAAGGCTGTAAGAGAGTTGCTGCGATTTGAGGCCGAGCGCGCAGAGGACTGGTACCGGGCGGCGGAGCCGCTGGCCGCCTGCATCTCGACACCGAGCCGGCCGACCTTTGAGATCATGTTCGACATCTACCACGCCATTCTCACCGAGATAAAGCGCCTGGATTACGACGTGTTTTCAGACCGCATTACGGTGAGTACCCCCAGGAAGGTGATGGCTGTGGCGCGCGCGGTCGCGCGCACGCGGTTCAGCGCATTGCGGAGGCGCCGGTAGTGGGCGCCACCGGATCTGCCGCGGTTGCCGGCGGTGGAGTGGCAGGCATGGCCTGCGCAGTGGCGCTGTCGCAACTAGGCTACCAGGTTACACTCATCGAAAAGCGCCCCATGCTGGGCGGTCGCGCCAGTTCGTTTATCGATGCCGAAACCGGCGAGGTGATGGATGTATGCCAGCACGGAACGATGCGCTGCTGCACGAATCTGCAGTGGCTGCTGGCCGCGCTGGGCGTGGAGGATCAGATTCGGTGGCTGAGCGCATTGGAATTTGCCGATAGCTCCGGCCATCGCTTTCCTTTGCGCGCCGGTATCCTTCCCGCGCCGCTGCACATGGCGGCTTCCTTCGCCAGGTTTGGCGCGCTGCAGCTGGCGGACAAGCTGGCCATTGCGCGCGGCATGCTGCGCATCCTCCGCACCGGCGAGGAGGCTGACCGCGATGATCGCTCCATGGAGGCGTGGCTGCGCGAGACACGGCAAACCCCACGCGCCGTCAGCCGGTTCTGGCAGCCTGTGCTGGTTTCGGCGTGCAATGACTCGCCGGCCTGCATCAGCCAGGCCGTGGGCCTAAAGGTGTTTCGATACGGGTTCCTACGCAACCGTTCCGGGTGGCAGTTTGGCCTGCCTGGCGTGCCGTTGGGCACCCTGTTCACCGGTCCCGCGGAGCGCGTGGTGGCTGCCGCCGGCGGTGTTGTAAGGCTTCGAACGCATATCGCGCAGTTTGAAATAGATCGATCTTCCGATGGCGCAGCCATCACTGGATATCAGCTGCAGAGCGGTGAAACCGTGCGCGCCAGTCACTACATATCGGCTCTTCCCTTTGATGCGCTGGCGCGTATGGCGCCGGAGGCCCTTGGCCCTGGCGGGCTGGAGTTTGCGCCAATTGCGGGTGTACATCTCTGGTTCGAGGGGCGCATTGAAGCGCCGCACGCACTGGCGCTGCTGGATTGTGATGCAGACTGGGTGTTTAACAAGACGGCCAACTTTGCGATGGCCGAGAACGGCGAAACGTGGCTGCACGTGGTCAAGAGCAGCGCCGGTGAATGGTGCGCTAGTGAGCGCGAGGCCGTTCGCGATCGAGCGCTGGAGGGATTGTATGGCGCCCTACCCCGCGCACGCGAACATCGTTTGCTTCGATGGAAGGTTCTTAAAGAGCGAAAGGCCACATTTCGGCCTGGACCCGGGGTTGCCGCGCTGCGTCCTGGCCCTGAATCCAGCCTGAACGGGCTTGTACTGGCGGGCGAATGGACCAACACGGGCTGGCCATCCACGATGGAAAGCGCGGCACGAAGTGGCTTACGGGCAGCGGAAGCCATAGCGGCTCGAGATGGCATGCCCACCGCCCTTGTACAGCCTGACCTGTCGCCATCCACGCTGGTGCGTTGGCTGTCGGCCTGCTAGTGCCATAACTTGGGAAGCGGAGAAGCTATGCGGATTAGTCGGCGGTTTGAGGAGCTGCAGGCTGCCAACCAGGCAGCTCTGGTCTGTTTCGTTACAGCCGGTGATCCCGAACCTGGCGTACTGCCCGACCTTATATCGGCCATTGCAAGCGGCGGCGCGGATGCGATTGAGGTTGGCATTCCGTTTAGCGATCCACTGGCGGATGGTCCAAGTATTCAGGCATCCTCGCAGCGCGCACTGGCGGCCGGCATGAATTCGCGCCTCGCAATGGCAGAGATTGCAGAAGCCCGTCGGAGGCTGCCTGATCTACCGATTGTGGTGATGACATATTTCAATCCCGTTCTGCGATTTGGTATGGAGGCGTGGGCAGCCGCGGCGGCAAGTGCCGGCGTAGACGGTCATATCGTCACCGATCTCTCGCCGGAGGAGTCGGCGGAGTGGCGCGCCGTTTCGGCGCGTCACGGTCTGGATACGATCTTTTTAGTGGCGCCAACCAGCACCGACGAGCGGGCGGCAATTGTAGCGGAGCTTTGCACCGGCTTCGTTTACGGCGTTTCAAGGACGGGCGTCACCGGCGCTCGGCAAAAGCTGTCGGACGAAGTGGGGCCGATGGTGGCGCGTATGCGCCGGTTTACCCAACTGCCGGTATGCGTGGGCTTCGGAGTTTCCAGCGCAGACCAGGCCGGGCAAGTGGCCGCTATGGCCGACGGTGTGGTGGTGGGCAGCGCGCTTGTAGATTTGATCCATCAACGGCGCGACGATGCCGGCAGAGATGAGGCCGTTAGCGCATTCGTCCGCGAGCTGAAATCGGGCTGTATCCGTTGACGGGTGAAGAGACGCTCAGCGAACCGCGCGCGTTCCGTATCCGGATCCTGGGCAGCGGTACATCCCACGGCGTGCCGATGATCGGCTGCACGTGCGCTGTCTGCACCAGTACCAACCCGAAGAATCGTCGCACGCGCCCCTCAATTGCGGTGGAATACGGGAGCAGCGTGCTGGTGGTGGATACCGGCCCGGAGTTCCGGCTGCAGGCACTGGCGGCCGGCCTTTCGCGGGTGGATGCCGTGCTGATCACCCACACACACGCCGACCACATCTTTGGTATGGACGATCTGCGCCGGTTCAACGACCTGGCCCACGCTTCGATTCCCGTGTACGGCTCCGCCTCCACCCTGGAGGATATCCGGCGCATCTTCGATTACATCTTCAAGCCAACACAGGCCGGCGGCGGCAAGCCGCGCATTACGCTGCACGAGCTTCCCAGCACTCTGGAGCTGTGCGGGTTGGAGATCACCGTGCTGGAAGTGCTGCATGGCCGCCTCCCGGTACAGGCGTTCCGGTTCGATGTGCCCAGCGGACCGTCCGCCGCGTACATCACCGACGTCAACACAATACCGGAGGCGGCAATGTCGCATTTGGGCGGTCTGGACCTGCTCATTCTGGACGCGGTGCGGTTCGAACCCCACAGCACGCACTTTGGATTGTGGCAAGCCGTGGAGGTTGCGGGACTGCTGAAGCCGGCGATGGTTCGCTTTACGCACCTTTCACACCACTTCGATCACGAAGAGGTGAACGGCCGGCTGCCGCAAGGTATGTCCCTGGCATTTGATGGTGAGGTTTTGACGCTCTAGGCGCATCCGGTCGTTTGCCGCGCTCCGCCAGCCGGCGGTCGCTCCGGTAAAAGCATTGAGGCGGAAGCATCTCGCTTCCGCCTCAATGGAGTGCCTCTTATCCCGACCGGCAGCTCGGCGGTTCTTCCCGTTTCAGGCCGGAACAGGCTGCGACTTTGCCACGGGTCCGGCTGCCACAGCGCGCCGCTTCCGCGTCCGCGGGCGAATACCGGCCTCCATGATCCGCCGCAGCATCACCCGGCCGCGGTGGATGCGGGAGCGCACGGTGCCCACGGCGCACTTCATCCTCTGCGCGATCTCGTCATACGACTTCTCTTCAACGTCGCAGAGGAGTACGGCGTCACGGTACTCCGCCGGCAAAGCTGCCAGAGCCGATTGCAGCTTGTCGTCCATCATGGCGCCAACCACGATATCTTCCGGGTTGCTGTTTGGGTCGGCAAATTCATGCTGGAACACGTTACCCTCTTCATCCGTTCCTGCAGGAGCGTCCAGAGAGTGCATCGGAACGCGCTTCTGCCGGCGGCGCATATCGATGACACGGTTAGTGATGATGCGGAACAGCCAGCCTTCGAACGACCGGGTTTGATCGTACGACGCGAAGTTGACCAGAGCGCGCACATACGCATCCTGGGTCACATCCTCGGCATCTGCCGCGTTTCCTGTGAGCTTGTAGGCCAGATTGTAAGCACGCTTGTGGCTGCGCTCGTACAGCGAGGAAAAGTCGGCTACTTCCTGCGTTGGTGTTAATGCGGTCATGTTCCACCTCCTTGTTAATCCGACTACATTGTTGCAGTTATGTTCCATGTGCGCCCTAAGCAAACCAACGGTTTATTCACCGTGGAAATCCATGATGGCCGGCTGCCTGCATCAACTCACAACCGCGATATTGAGCGTGCGTGTGTGATAAAATGGAGGCGTCTGAACCGGACAGGCGCAGCGCGCCAGAGGGGGTTTATGGAGGACTCGAACACGGAGACGGATGAAACGTCACCGCCGGCCAGTGAGGTTTTCGACATAACCATCGTTGGCGGCGGACCGGTTGGGTTGTTCGGCGCATTTTACGCGGGCATGCGCCAGATGAAGACGAAGATACTGGAGAGCCTGCCGGAACTGGGCGGGCAGCTCGCGGCCCTCTACCCGGAGAAGTACATTTTTGATATGCCGGGCTTTCCACGGGTTCTGGCTCAAGACCTCGCCGTGGAAATGGCGAAACAAGGGACCCGCTTCGCGCCAAAGGTCTGCTGCAGCGAGAAGGTTCTGCAGCTTCAGCGGCAGCCCGAGGACGAGACGTGGCGGCTGATCACCAACCGTGCGGAGCATGTAACCAGGACAGTGGTACTCACTCTGGGCGGCGGTGCATTTGCTCCTAAACGACTGGATACTCCCGGCGTCACCGAGCTGGAGGGCCGTGGTGTCTACTACTTCGTGCGTGACATCGCCCAGTTTGCCGGCAAACGGCTTTTGATCGTTGGCGGCGGCGATTCGGCGCTGGATTGGGCCATGCACCTCGAGCCGGTAGCCAAATCGATCAGCCTGATCCATCGGCGCGACGTGTTCCGTGCGCACGAGGAGAGCGTCGACTGGCTATTAAATCGCTCACGCGTGGACGTGCGCCTCTGGCATGAGCTGCGGAGGGTGGAGGGTAACGGGCATCTTGAGCGCGCCGTTGTGATGCATAACCAGACGCGTGAAGAGGCCGTGCTGGAGGTTGATGGCGTACTGCTCCACATCGGATTCTCGATGGATATTGGGCCCGCCCGCGATTGGGGCGTGGAGATGGAGGGCTCGTCAATACTGGTCAACCATATGATGGAGACGAATCTGCCGGGTGTGTATGCCGCCGGCGACGTGGCCCAGTTTGAGGGCAAGATCAAGCTCATCGCCACGGGCGTAGGCGAGGTTTGCACCGCCGTAAACTACGCCAAGCACCGCATCGATCCGCACTCGAAGGTGTTTCCGGGCCACAGTACCAACATGGATCTATAACGGCTGGGAAACAGCGGAAGGAAAACCGGCTTCTGCCGTGGAACTGGTACGAAACCGCCGAACTGCGATTCTCAGGCGCAGTTTTCGGGCTGCCGAGCCGATCGGCGTGTTTGAGGGAGACCGGCGTCAACTCGGAACAGAGCAGCCAGCCGCTCTTTGCACCGAGATGCCCAGGAGGGGGAGTTTCGAGCATGCTATTTGAATCGTTACGTTGGACGAACCGCCGATTATCCGGCAGTTGTGCGCCAGCCCTGCTCATCATCGGCGCCGCGATGGTGATGTGCGCGCTGGTGCCCAGGGTCGCGGTCGCGCAGAACAAGGCGCACGTGACGCTGTACCACAACGACTTCGGTCGTACCGGCGCGAATCAAAACGAGTCCACGCTCACCCTTGCGAATGTGAACCCAACCGACTTCGGCAAGCTGTTTCAGCACAACGTAGACGGTCAGATTTACGCCCAGCCGCTCTATGTGCCGCACGTGGCGATCACCAATCCGCAAACCGGCGCGGTGGTTTATCACAACGTGGTCTATGTCGCCACCGAGCACGACAGCGTTTACGCATTTGACGCCGACAACAATATCGGCGATAACGCGGGCCCCCTTTGGGAGGCGAACTTTGACTTTCCTCAGATCGGCATCACCCCCATGCCGTCCGACGACGTCAACAGCGACGACATCTACCCAGAAATTGGAATAACCGGCACGCCGGTGATCAGCCTGAGCGGACACACACTGTACGTGGTTGCCACCACGCTGGAGCCGGACGGTGCACACCAGCACCTCCATGCTCTGGACCTTGGCACCGGATACGAGCAGTCGAACAGCCCGGTGGATATCTCAGCCAGTGTTCCTGGTGTGGGTGACGGCACCGACGGCAATGGCAATGTTCCGTTCGATCCGCTCTGGGAGAATCAGAGAGCCGCGCTGCAATTGTGGGGCAATACGCTCTACATAGCCTGGGGCTCACACGGCGACAATATCCCATACCACGGCTGGGTGCTTGCCTATGACGCCACCACACTGCAGCTGACGGGAGCCTGGAACTCATCGCCAAACGGCGTCACCACCATCAATCCCGATGGCAGTACAGGACCGCCGGCCGGTGGCGGCATATGGATGGGCGGCGGCGGCATCACTCTGGATAAGAACGGAAACCTGTTCCTTGCTACCGGCAACGGTATTTTCGATGCCGATCCTACCTTCTTCTCCGGAGGGACCGAATACGGGGACAGTGTGCTGAAACTCAACTTCAACACCGAGACCGGCTTCAACGTGGCCGACTACTTCACGCCGTACAACCAGGACGTGCTGAATAGCGCGGATCTGGATCTTGGCAGCGCGGCGCCGATGCTCCTTCCCGATCAGCCCGGCGCTCATCCCCACGAACTCATACAGGTGGGTAAAGAAGGCACCATCTACGTAATCAATCGTGACAACATGGGTGGCTTCAACCTGGGCAGCGACAGTCAGATTGTCCAGGAACTGCCCGGCGCCGTCGGCGGCGTCTGGGGCATGCCCGCTTACTGGAACAATATGGTGTACTTCGGCGGCGTGGGAGACTCCATCCAGCAATTCCAGCTGAAGAACGGTCTGCTCTCCGCGACGCCGACGGCGTCGACCGGTGACGTCTACGACTATCCCGGCGCCACACCCAGCATTTCATCCAACGGCGTGGCCAACGGGATCCTGTGGGCCATACAGCCGGTCTATCCCAACGACGGAACTGCGCCGGCAGCGGTGCTCAAGGCGTACAACGCTACAAACCTCAACCAGCTCTTCTCGAGTACCGCGCTTGGACCGGTGGACGGGGCTGGAACGTATGTCAAGTTCGCCGTCCCGACCATCGCCAACGGCAAGGTGTACGTAGGCGCTCAGAACCGGCTCACCATCTACGGGCTGCGCCCTGCCCCGCCACAGCAGCAGGTAGACCACTTTACGGTAACGGGCCCTGTATACGTACCCGCGTACTTCAACGAACCACTGCTGGCCAGCAACATCTATGAGCCGTTCAGCATCACAGCCGTGGGATCCGACGGAAACCCCGAGGTATTCACGGGACGCGTCTACTGTGCGGCACGCGAATCCAATGGATCGCTCTTCCCGCTCGGCACCGTAACGTTCAACAACCAGACCAACGTCATACGCTGGTTCCTGATGAGTAACTTCGGCAATATCGATGGCGAGGGCTTTTTCGAGTTTGTGGCCACCGACGGTCATGGGCACGATGCTACGGCGCCTTACGAGCCGATACCCGGCTTCTGCCCGTTCATC contains these protein-coding regions:
- the hpnE gene encoding hydroxysqualene dehydroxylase HpnE, producing MACAVALSQLGYQVTLIEKRPMLGGRASSFIDAETGEVMDVCQHGTMRCCTNLQWLLAALGVEDQIRWLSALEFADSSGHRFPLRAGILPAPLHMAASFARFGALQLADKLAIARGMLRILRTGEEADRDDRSMEAWLRETRQTPRAVSRFWQPVLVSACNDSPACISQAVGLKVFRYGFLRNRSGWQFGLPGVPLGTLFTGPAERVVAAAGGVVRLRTHIAQFEIDRSSDGAAITGYQLQSGETVRASHYISALPFDALARMAPEALGPGGLEFAPIAGVHLWFEGRIEAPHALALLDCDADWVFNKTANFAMAENGETWLHVVKSSAGEWCASEREAVRDRALEGLYGALPRAREHRLLRWKVLKERKATFRPGPGVAALRPGPESSLNGLVLAGEWTNTGWPSTMESAARSGLRAAEAIAARDGMPTALVQPDLSPSTLVRWLSAC
- the trpA gene encoding tryptophan synthase subunit alpha, coding for MRISRRFEELQAANQAALVCFVTAGDPEPGVLPDLISAIASGGADAIEVGIPFSDPLADGPSIQASSQRALAAGMNSRLAMAEIAEARRRLPDLPIVVMTYFNPVLRFGMEAWAAAAASAGVDGHIVTDLSPEESAEWRAVSARHGLDTIFLVAPTSTDERAAIVAELCTGFVYGVSRTGVTGARQKLSDEVGPMVARMRRFTQLPVCVGFGVSSADQAGQVAAMADGVVVGSALVDLIHQRRDDAGRDEAVSAFVRELKSGCIR
- a CDS encoding MBL fold metallo-hydrolase; amino-acid sequence: MIGCTCAVCTSTNPKNRRTRPSIAVEYGSSVLVVDTGPEFRLQALAAGLSRVDAVLITHTHADHIFGMDDLRRFNDLAHASIPVYGSASTLEDIRRIFDYIFKPTQAGGGKPRITLHELPSTLELCGLEITVLEVLHGRLPVQAFRFDVPSGPSAAYITDVNTIPEAAMSHLGGLDLLILDAVRFEPHSTHFGLWQAVEVAGLLKPAMVRFTHLSHHFDHEEVNGRLPQGMSLAFDGEVLTL
- a CDS encoding sigma-70 family RNA polymerase sigma factor — translated: MEHNCNNVVGLTRRWNMTALTPTQEVADFSSLYERSHKRAYNLAYKLTGNAADAEDVTQDAYVRALVNFASYDQTRSFEGWLFRIITNRVIDMRRRQKRVPMHSLDAPAGTDEEGNVFQHEFADPNSNPEDIVVGAMMDDKLQSALAALPAEYRDAVLLCDVEEKSYDEIAQRMKCAVGTVRSRIHRGRVMLRRIMEAGIRPRTRKRRAVAAGPVAKSQPVPA
- a CDS encoding NAD(P)/FAD-dependent oxidoreductase, whose product is MEDSNTETDETSPPASEVFDITIVGGGPVGLFGAFYAGMRQMKTKILESLPELGGQLAALYPEKYIFDMPGFPRVLAQDLAVEMAKQGTRFAPKVCCSEKVLQLQRQPEDETWRLITNRAEHVTRTVVLTLGGGAFAPKRLDTPGVTELEGRGVYYFVRDIAQFAGKRLLIVGGGDSALDWAMHLEPVAKSISLIHRRDVFRAHEESVDWLLNRSRVDVRLWHELRRVEGNGHLERAVVMHNQTREEAVLEVDGVLLHIGFSMDIGPARDWGVEMEGSSILVNHMMETNLPGVYAAGDVAQFEGKIKLIATGVGEVCTAVNYAKHRIDPHSKVFPGHSTNMDL
- a CDS encoding PQQ-binding-like beta-propeller repeat protein, giving the protein MLFESLRWTNRRLSGSCAPALLIIGAAMVMCALVPRVAVAQNKAHVTLYHNDFGRTGANQNESTLTLANVNPTDFGKLFQHNVDGQIYAQPLYVPHVAITNPQTGAVVYHNVVYVATEHDSVYAFDADNNIGDNAGPLWEANFDFPQIGITPMPSDDVNSDDIYPEIGITGTPVISLSGHTLYVVATTLEPDGAHQHLHALDLGTGYEQSNSPVDISASVPGVGDGTDGNGNVPFDPLWENQRAALQLWGNTLYIAWGSHGDNIPYHGWVLAYDATTLQLTGAWNSSPNGVTTINPDGSTGPPAGGGIWMGGGGITLDKNGNLFLATGNGIFDADPTFFSGGTEYGDSVLKLNFNTETGFNVADYFTPYNQDVLNSADLDLGSAAPMLLPDQPGAHPHELIQVGKEGTIYVINRDNMGGFNLGSDSQIVQELPGAVGGVWGMPAYWNNMVYFGGVGDSIQQFQLKNGLLSATPTASTGDVYDYPGATPSISSNGVANGILWAIQPVYPNDGTAPAAVLKAYNATNLNQLFSSTALGPVDGAGTYVKFAVPTIANGKVYVGAQNRLTIYGLRPAPPQQQVDHFTVTGPVYVPAYFNEPLLASNIYEPFSITAVGSDGNPEVFTGRVYCAARESNGSLFPLGTVTFNNQTNVIRWFLMSNFGNIDGEGFFEFVATDGHGHDATAPYEPIPGFCPFIVFPTQLIGPDHFQVRAPVNVREGQTTLITITCLDGANQVADATFPGSCLGPPGVWVYDTLPDGTSVGNGSGMFAYEGQYGAPFIPANNCVIDWEDALGNPIHRLTVPVTFTDPGKHVLVVLAPGAITGTTVVNVTP